aacagacacagactgtACTAATGGTTTTTCAACATTATTAACCTTATGTAATTTAGTTCTTAAAGACTGTTGTGGTCAAATAGGAACATATTAGTCATTGACCTAGATACATGAcactgaatttcatttttttcagaactcAAACGTTATGAATATCGATGGTTTTGAAACTCCCTCTTTACTCAGTGAAGATGTACTTTTCTGGTGGCTAGTTCCCTGCACCACCCTGTTCCATTATGAAAGTGATCAGGGGGTTGCTTTTAGAGCATAGAATTAGGCAGTAAGAATTTTATCCAGATACTAGAAACCCTAACTCATGCCTAGGAACCAGGAAAAGAAGCTTCCAGCTCTGTGGTCAGAACTGATGGTTACCATTTACTTTTTCCACGATACAGGATATAACACTTTTTGTACCTTAAACATTTTTCGTTTTACTTAAAAACATATTCGTTTGCCAGTCTTGATACAGGGTCAAAGCCTTTGAATACCACAGACAATTGGCAAGTATACTTTTTGAATAAAATCCAAAGGTGAAATCTGATTTGCAGTTCACTTTGTATAAATTAGGATTTTAactttctagatttttaaaatttccttcttccagtctttttttaaaatcttatccaTACTTAATTTGATAGCAATTTTTAACAACCCATCTTTAATGAATTTTTGCAGAGCCTTTTTGATAACTACTTCCTGCTCTCATTTTATCATTAACACTCAGTGATTACAAAAACAAGTGCAACTGGCAAAATCTGGGAAACAAGCTTGTCATGACAGATGAATTCAACTCAGTTGGTAGGAAAGCAGAAGATCCAACTGTAATGGCCAACAGTACTCACTGTAGTGAGTACAGTGAGGCCAAGTGTGCTTGACCTACTCACGTAGGCTAGGATCTGAGGTATGTTATACTCCTTAACACTCAACAGTCTTGCAAGGATAGTTACTTCTTTTTGCAGAGGAGGACACTATACCTAAGAAAGCTTAAATTTAAGGCTGTCTTACATTTCACTGTACCAAAATTGCTGTATTTGGACTTGGTGGTGCCCTCAATGTCAGCCATTAGTACtttgggtgctcagtcatgtctgatttctttgtgactccatggactgttgcccaccaggctcctctgtccatgagattttcccaacaagactactggaatgggttgccatttcctcctccaggggatcttcctgacccggagatcgaacctgcgtctcctgcattggcaggtggattctttaccagtgaggaaCCTGGGGAACCCCATTAGTACTTTAGCTAAGGCTTTGTCAGTTGTGTTAATTTACAGTGCTTTCTCTAGACTTGCCTCTGTTCTGCCTGTTATATACTTGGAGGAGTGATGTAGTAAAGTCCTGTCCAGATCAGAATTGAGAGAAATGGTGCTCAGGTCCCTTGAGCGTTAGCTGAGCCACCATATGTGGTAATGGTATGTCTATAGTCCAAGGCGCGCTGCCGCTCTTCAAATTGAGGGGAGTTATGCACTTGAAGTTGTTCCCTCATCTCCCAACCCAGTTTTGTTGGGGTTTGGGGGAAAGGTGGGACTTGATAAACTGCTGTCAGCCTGGAAGTTTCCATTTGGGCAGATTGGGTACTGGAGCTTACTCATGTAGGTGAATCCTGGGCTGGCTATACATTCCTGAGGGCCAGCACTTCATCGGGCAGGCAGCTGGCACAGTGTCAGAAAACCAGAAACCGCACTGAGGATCAGGCTTTGCTCTCAGCTGATTAATTTCTGGAGAGAACTGTTTGCATCTGCTTGAAGGCAATATACTAAGGTAATTTTGCAGACATTTCTGTTCAAGTTGGTCAAGACGCCTGCCTGTTACTTTCATAAACATCATTTGGTTTTTTATCATAGTCTTTCCCCACCCCTGTTCTCTCAACTTGGGTGAATTCCAACCTAACCTAGTGCACAGATTTTCACTTAGAGGATGGATATTTACTTCTTGTTTCAGATACTGTTAAAAAGTGAACTGGCAGGATACTACTCTGTATTAATACAGTGTATGGggttttttgttggttttataAGTGTGTGCACATTTCAAGCTTAATGCTGTTCTTGACCTGGATTTGCAGAGTTTCCTATAAAGGCCAAacagtattttaggctttgtgggccatgtaGTTTCTGTTGAAATTGCCCAACTCTGCTGCTGTAGCATGAACAAACAAACGTGAGTGTCCATAGTACTTCTGGGGCTGGGGTTGATGGCTCTGGTCGGGCTTGCAGGTGCTGTTGGTGAGCAGCAGTCGGTACCCAGACCAGTGGATTGTCCCAGGAGGAGGGATGGAGCCTGAAGAAGAGCCTGACGGTGCTGCGGTGAGGGAGGTTTATGAAGAGGTAAGACGGAGAGGAGTGCAGTCTGGGCGAGGTTCACAAGCAAGGCAGTGTGCTTGAGTGTGCACCGAGGGAGAGGCGTGAAGACAGTGCTGTTTGGTTGTCTCcttcaacattttaaagcatgTGGCTACAGCTAGCACTCTGGTaagcagattatttttttctacctgGTAAAATAGTTAAAAATCAATGTGGAAATCCCCCAGAGCTGAATAACACACAGTTATATAACAGTTAGCCTCATCAGTGATCAATATATAACGTGATGGCCTTGCCCCAAAGCAAGGTTAGTGTTAACTGAGCAAAAATGCACAAAGAACAAATTCATCATGTGCTGCAATACATTTTCAGACATATAGGAAGCCAGTTGCTTTCATTTTACTGGCTCTGTCTTAAAGTTCAGTACAATgagggcacacacatgcacagaagcaCACTTGGCCTGCTTGTCTTCTCACAACTGATAGAAGATGGAACTTGCTTTTACTCAGGAGCAAAACAGCACAGATCAAGTGCTATAAAAACTTCTTGAACAGCAGTTAGAGCATAATGAGGAGTGAGTGATAAAGCTCTCACTGGGTGTTGGTGTGTGATTGGAAAGGTTTTCTAGAGACAGGTCTTAAGGGATAAGCATTCTAAGAGAAGGCACGTGCCAGTCTGTTAGTTTTCATTCTGGTTTGTGGCACACACTGAAGTTCCAGGCTGTCACAGTACCAGGTAAAAGGAACAGGACTATGCAGTGGAAGGGGTAACACAGAGAAAATAACTTGCATGTAAATTTTGTTACgtaaaaattttacatttcatcTCTTTTTAATAGGCTGGAGTAAAAGGAAAATTGGGCAGACTCCTGGGCATATTTGAGGTGAGTTACAAAAGTAATCCTTATCTTGCTGATAGAATTAATGACTTCTTCCTTCCTAACAGGCCAGATAATCTGGCAGCAGCCTGAGCTAGCTATTCCTCTGAAGCTACCAGTAGGCAAGGAAGTCATAAGGATTTAGGAGGGAGGGAAGTAGAAGCTGCTTGACTTTCATATACCATTACTACAATATTCTCAGTATCACCTAAGGGCTTAGGTCTCTCATGGATACTGCCTGGAAATGAACCCTTTGCCTTCAGCATGTAACACTGGATGATATGCTTAATGACTTTATCCTGAAAGGACACCATGAGGATGCAAAACTCAGATGCACAGACTAGATACTAGAAGCATAGAATTCTCTTCTATAATTTGTTACTGAAGGCAGAATGGAATTTGTGGAGAAAAAATTTGAAAGTGACAGGTATTCCATGGAAGGTGGGAAGAAATGAGGTCAGGTCATGAGACCCAAGCTgttctcaaatatattttcatacaaGATTCAGACCTAGATACATGGTATATCAGAcacattgtgattttttttttttttcaagataccCTTTTAAGTGTTAGCTTAGTCTTGCTGATAAGAATATAAATACAGTCCTTAAAGATTTTATCTTTTAGCCTTTTtcagaaatcagaaaaaattCTGATTGTACAGCACCTGGTAGAATTGATGACTCCCAGAATACAGTAACTGTTAAGAGTAAAAGTTCATAAGGTACTATTCAAAATTTTCCAGAATTCACCACTTGTTTTACCCAGTTAAATAGCACCATCTCCTGGTTAAACTGAAAAACAGTGTGAGTTTTCTGTAACTGAGTAACCGCGGACACATAATAATGCATATGTGAACATGCTGAcaagatttttaaaggaaacttccAATGTTTGTGTAACATGGGAAGGTAACAGTAATAAGTGCTTTGCAGATACTACTGAAATTGCATAGAATCTGAACAGAAAATGATAATCAGTGTACCTTTCCCTTTagaaaaatagaagggaaaattaGAATGTTCCTGCCTAGTCACCATGGTGATTTTGATTAATTTGTGAACATAGCAAATAAGTGTATTGATTTTCCAGGCATAGAGTTAAGATGACAGATCCTTAAACATAATGTTTTAAGTGAGAGAGGCCTCTAATTTATTCCTGTTCTCTTTCATTCCCAAAGACATAAGATACTGAATGAGTGAATTACTCGGGTGATTTGCGGTAGAAAAAATTAGGGCAGTTGTCTTACGTCTTAAGACTATACCAAACAAGGTTACCTTTAATCAAGGTGAAGGTGAGCCCCTTCCTTTAAGGCCGACTTGTGTTTAATTTTGAACCTAGACACAAGGCTAGGTGGCAGTTTTAATAGGAGTAAAAACTGAGTTGGAGCATGTAGGACACGGCATTCTAGAAATGGACTATCCTCGTACTATTCTCAACTTTTGCTGTGCATAGTTCACCAGGAAGCTTGTACATACTTAGGCCTCCTCTTAGACTAACTGAATCAGtgtctctttaaaaaaactgCATCCTGGGTGATGAAATAGATGGTCAAGGTTGAGAGGCCCTGGTCTAGGTTAGTGGGTCTGTTCATGTTTTGTCTTACATACATTCACTCTGGTGCTGAGGCTTGTATGACTGAGTATACTTGCCTGTGTTGGCAAGTAAACCATGCTAATGTATACCGCACTGAATTCTTCACTCGAAAACGTGTACATGACTAGCTCTTGTAGattaaaatgcttttctttttatattgaaGCAGAACCAAGACCGAAAGCACAGAACATACGTTTATGTTCTTACTGTCACTGAAATATTAGAAGACTGGGAAGATTCTGTTAATATAGGTAaattccctttccttttgctaTCTGAATTCTTTAAATTCTTACTACATATGTATATTCTAGTTTgcatcttaaattattttttggctgctttTTAGCGAAGGTCAATATACATCTCCCAATTTGAGTTATCTTACAATTGTAAGttaacttcatttattttctatcgtatatttatttatttttatttcattcggTGTTTtttaggaaggaagagagagtggTTCAAAGTAGAAGATGCCATCAAAGTTCTCCAGTGCCATAAGCCTGTACATGCAGAGTATCTGGAAAAGCTAAAGCTGGGTTGTTCTCCCACCAATGGAAATTCTACAGTCCCTTCCCTTCCAGACAGTAACACCTTGTTTGTAACTGCCGCACAGACCTCTGGGCTGCCGTCTAGTGTAAGATAGAATTGGAAAGACCTCTTCCACCCTGTGCAGTCTTGTGAGCAGAGGCTTCTTTATTATCCTTGACAAACATCTGAATGACGCTTGCAAACTGTCTGAATTTGCCATGCAGGATTTTCAAACAATTTGCATGTTTTTCAGATGCTTTCaaatcttcttaaaaaaaaaaagatagtgtaaaatattttaataagccaAAGccatgtggaattttttttagaTGCCTTAAGTGTCCCCTCCCTACTccagcccacccacccaccttGTTATTTTGGTtggcattttcacagcattttgtttttcagtgttttgtCCATTTGCTGTCAGTCTGTGGGTTTTGTCACATCAACTTACTTGTGGGTATATTTTCCCCCCTCAAATTGTTTTCTCATTCAcaaggcacacacacaaaaatcatttTCACATATTCAACAAATCCTTCTGTTGTGGGAATTTATGACAATAATTCTTGATATTAAAGCAGTCCATCAACCCAAAAACTTGTTTCATAGGATCACAATTTTAATTCATAGATCCCAGATTTGGACCGTTTCTTTCTATATGACCGTATTTTCAGGAATTTGTCAACTTGTCTCAATTTTCACAAGTGGTATTACATCACTAGTTACCCGATATGGCCAATTCCCGTAAAGGGACTCAACAGTCACTTTAAGACAAAGCTTAACTCTGTAGAGCTGGTGACTGTTAGGCAGGTACTATATGCAAATTGCATGTAGTAGATAACACCTTACCATGAAAACCGTACTCCTGGAATTTGAGTTAACATGCTCCATGGCCAGTTCCCTTTATCTATAATCTCTCTTCACACAGAATACATGAGAACTATACATCCCTCAGtgtaaactaatttttaaaacattttgttttctaatttagtGACATCAGTTAAAGTTGCTGGTAAAGGCCAGTTGGTGCTGACTGCATCACAGTTGAGCGAAATGGCCTTCTTGTTCAGCTGTCAGACCTAGATTGTTACGGCACCTTAGAACATCTCATCTTTTATAGCTGGTCAGTAGGTCTTATATAACTAAATACTGGGGCTCTGGAACATACCTGGACTAAGAATTTGTCTTACACTTGTCTTTATATTCACTTAAGTCCAAGAATCCCATCTAACAGAAACACATGAATACCTTGTCTGTACTTTGCTGACCAAGTGAGAAATGAGGTGGGGCAAAGTGAAAGATGATTCCATCTATAGACATTAGCTTTTTGTAAACATCATAACTGGTGACTATAAAGTAGAAAGTAAGCATAGTTCCACATTTGTTCTCTAAATTGTCAACCTTTAAAAACATAATTGCAGCTAAAAATAGAATGCTGTTACACTTAAGGAAAATTGGTGCCACTGTTTTGAAAATGAGATCTTGTGCCATAAATGCAGCTgaactaaatataaatattagttCACAAATGAATGCTGTCAAAGGaatgagtaaaataaaaaaaccaaTGACATTTCATCCTAAATTATGTAATATGATCATACATGATCATccagaatttttatatttttctttgtacaGAGGTTATGTattctgggtgttttttttttttttttttttaaggaaacattttaaatccCACAGATTGACACTTTGTAGTTTTTTCTCAGTAATCTCTGAAGTTTCTTTAAATTATATACTTAACACAGCAGAGAGAACTGGATTGTTTTTGTATATAAGACTTGTGTCCACCTGAAATGTCAGAAGtattgggggcggggggctgggtaTCTTGTATATGATATTATTAGAAGTAATAATGCATGAACTTATTTTATAAACTCTTGGACTATGTATTTGACATGTAAAATATGTACAGTATTAATGTCAGCCATTTCTTAAAAGTGAGCCTATAAATATTGTTGTATAATTTTCTTTGGTCAGAAACATTTGGACTAAGTAGTACCATTGGGTCAGGATTTTCTTCAGTGCTGTTTAGCAAACCACCTGTCTTTAGTCTGTGCAACTAGGAAAAATTTGTATAATGCATCAAAATACTTCAGTTGTCACACTTTAAATTTCACACTTCACTATTCTTTTGGAACCCAGCCTAGCAAAATTTCCTAGAGGAAAGGCCCTAAGGAGATTTATTTCTGTTAAGAGAAAAAGCCGACTTCGGCAGACTCAAGAGCTGAACCTACTGTAGATAACAAATAGTGTCTACTATCTCAACGCTCCAAAGTTTACAGTGTTGGGACTGTCACCTGTGCTTTCTGCGGGTCAGCAGGATAAATTTGGACAGCTAAAATGTTCAGTGTGCCTCccaatttaaaaagtttataaagtAACTTGTAGACACAAAGTAGCAACTGGCTTGCATGTTTGTTGCTGGGTCgttggtggtttttgtttttttaaactggtgAAATTTTTCAACCAGGCATATGCCATTCAATTTCTGTCAATCACACAGAACTGAAGGGGAAATGATTGTTGTATACACTTTGCTTTGCATGGTCTCATTTGAGATAATTGGTGTAAGAATCTTGACTTTTTTTATATTTGGAAACctcaaataaaaaatggaaaagaattttttttaacacagcttagCACTGTCAAAGTGAAAACTTGTCTGGTGTTCCACAGTAACAGCTTTACTTATTGTCTTCCCATTGACAGCCACATAATTTTCTgctagttatttatttatacactTCTGTTTTATGATTCTAACTAGTGGAATTAACTAACATAAAAGGAAGGGCTCACCAGTAAGGTGTTGCCATTAACTCTCCCACTGTATGTTTTCCATCTTATACAGGACATCAGTCATGCCACTGTGGTTGTCTTAATTTATTGCTATTCTCCTTTCCTAATCgagttttaataattaattttcaaGGGGCTTGGCTTATCCTGAGTACTTTGGTGTAATATGTTGCAGATACTTTCTACACTGTGGTCACATTAATTATTACAGCTGTTTTTAAAAGGTAACTAACTGGTGAGGCCATTTCATTTACCCAAAATAATTGTTTATGTAAGATGAACTTTAGAATCCTCACATAAAAGTTCTACTCAGATCTCATTTGGTTTTGATTAAGATTTTAaattggaagaaaagagaaagcttgGCATTTTCTAATGTCTTCTCATTGGAATACAAGAATCTTCTACAGATCTCTTACATAGATCTAGTAAACACTAGTTGAGTTTATCAAAGTATGATTTGTGACAGATATTACCAGCTGTAATGTTGTAGCTGATTGTCCTCAAATGAAGTTTCCATCCAGTATAGTTACCTTGTTTCATAAATTCTTAATGCAGCATTCACTGTTAGCTGCACAATGGTCAGCATTTGCTTTATGCCCAGCGTTAGTGCAGCAGCATAGAACAAGTTTCTACCCTCAAGGAACTTATATTCCAGTGAGGCATAGAGAGGAGTTATTTATACATCAGAAAATGTCCTTGAAGATGTAAGCTCTATTTTTTAAGACATGTACCGTCTtcaaaaacaaaatctttatttaaaaatgtgatcCCCATCAAATAATTTGATGCATTTCGTATGGAACTGTAGGACAAAACTCAAGTTGAAAAGTGATCTCATCCCTGGTGTTGCTTCTCTCCTTTTAGTACCTTCCTGACTagttccctggcggctcagctggtgaaaaatccgcctacaatgcgggagacctgggtttgatccctgagtcagcaagatcccctggagaagggaaaggcaacccagtccagtattctctaattccacggactgtagagttcatgggttcacaaagagttggcacaactgagccactttcacttgaCTAGTTCCCTTGGCTAAATTCAAGCAGTAAGAAAGCTGGGAAGGCTCCTAAGTGCTATCTTGGCACTGCATTATAGCAAAGACCCTAATTTACTCAGAAACTAGTCTTACATTTCTCTCCTTTGATGTGATTTCAACTGATTATGATCCTAAAAGTTACTCTTCCCAATATGTGGAATACTACCCTCTGGACATCACGTTACCTGGTTCTAAACACTAGTGCCAGACATAATAGTACTGTAAATCTTTCTGCTTTTCTCAATttttactcaaattcattccataatcagtgaaataaaaaatactttatttggcTATTACTGTATAGTAAGAGGTATGTGTAATTAAACATACCTTTTGATCAAGTTACTACACCAGGAATCTAATCTCTAGGAATACGGACACAGATGCACCTACTAAGGTAAGGCAGCCAAACTGGTGAGCCATGGAAATAAAATGCCCAGGCCCAAAGGCAAGGTTAACTAGTAATGTGTCCACATGGTGGAATATCATACAGACATAAAAATGGTATTCAGGTTAAGGATGCCAGAATAAACTGGTATGGCAATGTAGTACcactattaaatttttaaatgcaggcttccctggtggctcagtggtgaagaatccgcctgccagtacaggagacacaggtttgatccctgatccaggaaggtcccacatgccgtggagcagctgagcacacgAACGGTcattgagcctgtgctttggagcccaggagctgcaacttctgaagcccacatgccctaaagactgctcagcaacaagaaaagccacaatGATGGCCCATGCTCTCCCCAGCTAGAAAGTCTGCGCAGCAACGaaggcctgacacagccaaaaaaaaaatttttttttaatgcatataatAACCCTTTCACCTACTTCTGGGAACTTAGTCAACAAAAATGCTTCAAGTTGCACAATCAAAGTATAGTCAAAGGTGTGTACTGCATTATTTATAAAACGTGCATCAACTTAGATGTACAAATTGGGTGGGGTTAAGTTAAAGAAGCCTGtacagattttctttaaaaatcaaatccTGTATAATTTTGAACATTCCTGTGAACATTGATAAATTTGGTATGAAAATATATCACGAAAAAAACAGGGCTTGATAAATGGCCAATCTGTGTTAATatcaaagcagaaaaatgaaacCTGCACAAATCATTCCTGTTACTGGAGTAACAGTTAACATATCACTCTTTAAAGACTTCCCAAATggagctagtggtgaagaacctgcccgtcagtgcaggagacctaagagatgcaagttcaatccttgggttgggacgatcccctggtcaaagaaatggcaaaccacccagtattcttgcctggagaatccctatggacagaggagcctggcaggctacagtccatggggttgcagagagttggacaggactgaagaaaCTTGAACATGCacacatcactttttaaaaggtggcagggctgggtggggggtACATATCTTGCGTATAACACAAGACAAGTAATGTCACTGTCAAGTAGGTAGGGGTTAACAGCCTGGTGcacgcgtgctcagttgtgtctgactttgtgacccgatggactagctcgccaggctcctctatccatgggattttccagacaagaagcaagaatactggagtggaaatgggttgtcatttccttctcctacagGCCAAATGGAGACCCCGGCCTGTTTTTGTATATTCCACAAACTTGGAatgcttttcacattttcagtagttgggggaaaaaatactCTGACGTAAAAACTAAAGTTTCGTCAGAGCAGAGAACAGCATGCCTATTTGTTTAAAATCGTCTCTGGATGTCTTCTCACCACACTGGCAGAGCTGAGTAACTGAGAAAGACCCATGGCCTGGAAAGcccaaaatatttactgtttcaGAATGAAAAAACACGGATTGCAACCATTTGGTCCTACTCCTTTGGTTACTCACAGTTCTAATACTTCCTGCCAAAACATAAGGAAAACAGCACCAACTTGAAATCTGGTGCAACCAACCTATCACATTTAAGCTACTTGACAGATCTAAGTAAGTCTTCTTGAATAGTCTACTCTTAGAACATGAACCAGAATACTTTGTAAACTTACTAGATTATAATGAAACTTACAGAGCTATTGGAATTTACTaatgacatgcaaattcatgaagtgctccatattttttatgagatggttggatggcatcatcgactcaaaggacatgagcctgagcagattatgggagatggcgagggacagggaagcctggcgtgcctggggtccatggggtcgcagagttagacatgactaagaaACTGAACCACAATAATCTAGATCATGAACTATTTATTTCAATAGGAGTCACATGGTGGGTGAGTGTGGATCAggaatatataaaatggaaacacGCTAGTTATTCCACAATAGGGAACCTGAGCTATCTGTCAAGTCTCTCCTATTTCTAATGCTTTTTTGTCTCATAGGTAAAAATGATTAGCAGAAAAATGTTAAAGCT
The sequence above is drawn from the Dama dama isolate Ldn47 chromosome 3, ASM3311817v1, whole genome shotgun sequence genome and encodes:
- the NUDT4 gene encoding diphosphoinositol polyphosphate phosphohydrolase 2 isoform X2, whose product is MMKFKPNQTRTYDREGFKKRAACLCFRSEQEDEVLLVSSSRYPDQWIVPGGGMEPEEEPDGAAVREVYEEAGVKGKLGRLLGIFENQDRKHRTYVYVLTVTEILEDWEDSVNIGRKREWFKVEDAIKVLQCHKPVHAEYLEKLKLGCSPTNGNSTVPSLPDSNTLFVTAAQTSGLPSSVR
- the NUDT4 gene encoding diphosphoinositol polyphosphate phosphohydrolase 2 isoform X1 — encoded protein: MMKFKPNQTRTYDREGFKKRAACLCFRSEQEDEVLLVSSSRYPDQWIVPGGGMEPEEEPDGAAVREVYEEAGVKGKLGRLLGIFEQNQDRKHRTYVYVLTVTEILEDWEDSVNIGRKREWFKVEDAIKVLQCHKPVHAEYLEKLKLGCSPTNGNSTVPSLPDSNTLFVTAAQTSGLPSSVR